The DNA window GACAGCCATCGTCGTCTCCTTTGAATGAACGGGTTCAATCGACGCGCGCGCCGAGAAACGCCTCGAACGCGCGATAGAAACCGGGCTCGTTGTCCCAGGGGATCATGTGACCCGCATCCGCAACGCGCGTGACCTCGATACCGGGGCGCAGCGCTTCGATCTCGGCGACGTCGGCATCGGTGACGACATCGCCGCGCGCGGCCAGGATGAGACGCGCCGGAACGGTGACGTGCGGCAGGTCAGCGTGAATATCGTCGGTATGAAAACCGTCAAAGCTTGCCAGCACCGCGCGCTCGTCGCAGCTGTGCAGCCATTCCGCGCGCAGCCGCAATTGCTCGTCCGTCCAAGTCGGACAGAAGCCACGCATGGCGTCGATGCCGGCGCCCTGGCGCGCAAGCGCCATCGAGTCGATGTACCAGGCTAGATTAGCCGGGTAGGGCCGCCGTCCGGGACCCGATACCGGCGGGTCGACCAATACGACGCGCGTCAGGCCGGGGGGACGGCTGAGCGCGGCGCGAATGGCGATCCGTGCGCCCATGGAATGCCCGACAATGGCATAATTCTGCAAACCGAGCGCGCCGGCGAAAGCGATCGCATCCTGCGCCTGTGCATCCAGGCTGTAGTCAAGATCGGCCGCAGCCTCCGACAGACCACGTCCGCGAACATCGAGAATATAAACATCGAAGGCAGAGCCGAGCCGCTCGCCGACAAAACCCCATGTGATCGCTGGGCTGGTGATGCCTGGAAGCAGAATGATCGGGTCGCGGCCGGTACGCGCGCCGCCATAACGTAAGTAATGCTGGCGGATGGAATTGGCCCGGATATTGGCGCCGTACAAAAAATTGCTCATAGTGTTCGCATCCCTGTCACGACGCCTTCAATGCGGGTGAGTAGGCGCCGGACAGCAGCGCACCCGCGCCCGGCACCACCGGCTCGAGTTCGAGCGCATTCAGCATGGCGTAAGTGGTGGCGACCGCAGCGGTGACGACGGGCTTGCCTGTCATCGCCTCCACTCTTGGCACCACCGGCAGCGACGGCATCTGCACGCAGGCTGAAAGTACGACCGCGTCGACATCGCGGGTGTTCATCCCGGCGACGATGGCCGGGAGCCGCGCCGGATCGTGCTGGCCGACGGCAACATTGTCGGGGATCTCCAGCGCCCGCCATTCCGCCACCTCGTAACCTTCGTTGCGGATGTAATCGACAACCAGCTCCGTCAGCGGCTTCATGTAGGGCGCGACCAGGCAGATGCGCCTGGCGCCAATTACTTTGAGCGCATCGACCAGCGCGCCGGCGCTGGTGACGACCGACGCCTCGGCCCCGTTGTCTTTGGTGCGCGTCCGCAGCCGCGCTTCGGAGGCGCGATGATAGCCGTGCCCCATCGACATGATGGCGACGAGGCAGGCGTAGCCCAGCACATCGACCCTCGCGTCGCTCAGTTCCAGCGCGCAGCGGTCGGACTCGGCGTCCATCGCCGCCAGTTCATCTTTCTTCACCGTTTTCATGCGCATGCGGCTGGAATGAAAGGTGAAACGCTCAGGACGTACCAACTGACGTGCCGTCAGCATGGCCGGAATTTCAGTTTCCATCGTGGTGTTGGAACTGGGGACGATCTGTCCGATGCGATAGGGCCTCGACATAATGACTCTCGCAGTTACTGCTGGGCGATCTTGAGCAGGCGTGCGGCGTTGCCGGAGCACACGAGCGCTCGAACAGCATCCGAAATCGGTGCGGTCTCGATGAAATCTGCCGCGATCGTGCTGGATTCGTAGGGGTAATCGACCGAGAACATGACCGCCTGTTCACCCATCTCGGCGAGCGAGCATGCGAGCGCGGCGTGCGAGCAGACGCCTGAGGTCGTGATGACGATATTGCGGCCGAAATATTCGGATGGCCGCAACCATAATGTCACGCCCTGTGAATAGACGGCGAAGCGGCTGTCGAACCGCCAGAGCAGCATCGGCAGTCCTTCGCCCATATGGCCAAGGATAATCTTCAGTCCGGGAAAGCGGTCGAACACGCCGCTGAACAGCAGACGCAGAGCATGTGATGCCGCTTCCACCCCCCAGCCCCAGATGGCGCCAGCCAATTCCGGGCGATCGGCGTAGGCGTGGGGAACCTGAAAATGATCGATCGGGTGGAGATAGAACGGGACGTCGAGGTCCTGCATCGTCTCCCAAAGGGCGTCATAGGCGGGGAGGTCATAATAGGTGCCATGCGTGTGGCCGTTCACCAGCGCGCCCTTGAAGCCGAGCGTTTTGACAGCGCGTTCAAGTTCGCGCGCTGCCACCTTCGGATCGTGCATGGCCAACGATGCGAACCCTGCAAGCCGCGTGGGATTGCGCGCGATCTGGCCAGCGAGATAGTCATTGGCTTGGATTGCCCGGCTTGCGGCCATCGCCGCATCGGTCTCGCCCTGCACACTCGGGATGGTTGGCGACAGGACACAGATGTCGATACCGGCACGATCCATGTCGGCGATACGGGCTTCGTGGAAATCGTCGAGCTTCGCGGCCAGTTCCGCCTGCGCGGCATTATTCATCAGACGTGTGAACGCTTTTGAATAATCCTGGAAGCCCGGCGCCATGAAATGTTCTTCAAGCGCTATCTTGCGGATACGGTTGGCCAATGCTTGTGCTCCATGTGCGTAGTGATCAGATGTCGGTCGGACTCGAATAGAACAGCGACCGTTTCATCTGCCTGCTGTGATCGCCGGACAGCCGCTCAGGTCGTTGATGACGCCGATCGCGTCAGGACCAGCGAGGGCGGCGGTGGCCATCGGGGTGGTGAGCTGGGGAAGAATCCAGAAGGTGAATTTCCGCATACCGACCGCGTCTTTGAGAGATGCTATTTGCAGAATAGGATGTATACTGAGTTTGTAGATTTGTTTCAGTGAGCCGTCAATGCGGGGGACGCTGATTTTCTCGCGAGAGGTTGAGGGCTTGGTGAGTTCGTTTTATAGATATGCGATGAACGAAATTGAGGAGTTGGCGCAGGCTGCGGCTGACGAAGCGGACCGCCACGGACAATTGCCGCTGTGGTCGCGAGTGGGCTATCTGATCCGTCGTCTGCACCAGATTCACTCGGCCATTTTCGTTGAGGAGTGCCGCGAGTTCGGCATCACCCCGGTCCAGTATGGCCTGCTGACGGCCTTGCATTATTTCCCGGGCAGCGATCAAGTGAGCCTCGGTCGAGAGGTCGGGATCGATCGCACCAATGTGGCGGATGTGCTTGAGCGGCTTGCGGAAAGGGGGCTGGTGCGGCGTGAGCGCAGCGTCCACGATAAGCGTTCTAAAATAGCGTTTCTCACGCCTGCAGGCGAAGCCGTCCTCGAGCAGGGCAGGGCCGGCATGATGCGCGCCCAGGAGCGTATTCTGGCCCCGCTGGCATCGCCGTTTCGCCCTGCGTTCCTTGCCGTGCTGACCCAGTTGATCGATGGCAACAGTCAGTCTGTTCCTTCCGAATCCGGGTTCGATGTCGAGCGTCGCCCGAGAAAAAAGCCTCATGAGAAGGCCGGCTCCGGGCGCTGATGGTGTTTGTCCCAGGATCCGCTTAGCTGCTCGGTTCGGTCCGCTCGAGTAGCCGGCAACCGAGCGGAGCCAGTGTCGCCGGCTCCGCGTTTTCACGCGGAAACGTCGGTCAGATTAGGCGGCTAGCCGCATAGATCGCAGTCACTTTGCTCATTGAAGTTTGTGCATTTGAGCGATTATTAGTCAGTATATCTCCTTTTTTTGTTGAAACCTTCGGGAGTACGAGGGTAGTCTGCTCCGATTATTCACCGACGGAGCCTCCCATGCGAGCAAGCGCGTTTGTTTTCAGTGCCGTAATGACGGTCACTGCGATGATTTCCAATGTCGCCGACGCAACCGATACGCTGCGGGTCCGGCTCGACTGGTCTCCCTGGGGTGACCAGGTGCCGTTCCATCTCGCCGTTAAAAAGGGCTGGTACGCCAAGCAGGGCCTCAACGTCCAACTGGAAGACGGCAACGGCTCGGTCTCCACGGTGCAGATCGTCGGCAACGGGGACTACGATCTGGGCCACGCCTCGCTCGCCACCATGGCGATCGCGCGCTCCAAGGGACTGCAGGTGAAAGCGGTCGCGGGTTTCATTCGTCAGAATGACATCGGGCTGATGATCGGGAAGGACACCGGCGTCAATTCGCCGAAGGATCTCAAGGGCAAAAAACTCACCTTTACGGCAGGTTCGCTTGAAACGCCGTTTCTGGATCGGTTCATTAGCGCCGGCGGTCTGACCCGCGACGATCTGGAACTGACCAATGTCGACGCCGCCAACAAGGGCACGCTGTATATGTCCGGCCGCGTCGACGGAGCCTTTTCATCGGCGCCCTTCATGCAGCCGATCTTCGATCGCCAGCGTCCGACCAAGACCATCAAATTCTCCGATTACGGCTTGGAGTTTCCAAGTTTCGGACTGTTCGCGACCGAGGCGACGATCGCGGCGAAGCGCGATCAGATCCGCAAATTCGCGAGCGTTACCGCCGGCGCTTGGCAATACATCCTTAACGGTCACGAGGCCGAAGGCGTTCAGGCGATCATGGAAGCGCGCCCGCAGGCGAAGCTGGACGCGCAGGTCTTGCTCGATCAGATCAAAATCCTTCGCGGGCTGGTATCGACTCCCGCCACCGCGGGCAAACCCATGGGAATTATGGCCGAGGCCGATTGGGCGAAAGCGATCGACACCCTGCAGCAGGGTAAGCTGATGGGTCATGTGGAGGCGCCGGGTGCTTACTACACCAATGAGTTCATTGATGAAAAACTGGTGAAAGAGATCGCAGATGGCGGCAACTGAGCGCGTCTCCTCATTGTTGCCCGCATCCCGTGCGGCCACAGTATCGAAGACGAGCCGCACGATGATTTCTGCGCGCGGCGTCCAGAAACGCTATGGCGGCGCCGGGGGCCTGCTTGCGCTCGAGGACGTCACGCTGGACATCGCCGAAGGCGAATTCGTCAGCCTTCTCGGCCCCAGCGGCTGCGGCAAGAGCACCTTCCTGCGATGCCTCGCGGGACTGGAGCGTCCGACCGGGGGAGCGTTGCTGCTCGATGAGGCGCCGGTCAACGGACCGCCGGAAAAGCTCGGCATCGCGTTCCAGCGCGATGCACTGCTCGACTGGTTTTCAGTGCTGGAAAACACGTTGCTGCCGGCGGATTTCGGCGGCTACGGCCGAAAAGCCTACGAGCCGCGCGCCCGCGAATTGCTGGCGATGGTGGGATTGAAGGATTTCGCGGATGTCTATCCCAGCGCGTTGTCAGGCGGCATGCGCCAGCGCGCCGCGATTTGCCGCTCGCTGTTGTTACAGCCGCGCTTGCTGCTGATGGACGAACCGTTCGGCGCGCTCGACGCCCTAACACGCGATCAGCTGAACGTCGA is part of the Bradyrhizobium erythrophlei genome and encodes:
- a CDS encoding ABC transporter ATP-binding protein, which gives rise to MISARGVQKRYGGAGGLLALEDVTLDIAEGEFVSLLGPSGCGKSTFLRCLAGLERPTGGALLLDEAPVNGPPEKLGIAFQRDALLDWFSVLENTLLPADFGGYGRKAYEPRARELLAMVGLKDFADVYPSALSGGMRQRAAICRSLLLQPRLLLMDEPFGALDALTRDQLNVDLHRLWQRQRMTVGFVTHSISEAVFLSTRIVVFSARPGRIAEDIRVDLPDDRKLAVRDTPDFIRYTHHIRSLFEKMGLIHD
- a CDS encoding ABC transporter substrate-binding protein; translated protein: MRASAFVFSAVMTVTAMISNVADATDTLRVRLDWSPWGDQVPFHLAVKKGWYAKQGLNVQLEDGNGSVSTVQIVGNGDYDLGHASLATMAIARSKGLQVKAVAGFIRQNDIGLMIGKDTGVNSPKDLKGKKLTFTAGSLETPFLDRFISAGGLTRDDLELTNVDAANKGTLYMSGRVDGAFSSAPFMQPIFDRQRPTKTIKFSDYGLEFPSFGLFATEATIAAKRDQIRKFASVTAGAWQYILNGHEAEGVQAIMEARPQAKLDAQVLLDQIKILRGLVSTPATAGKPMGIMAEADWAKAIDTLQQGKLMGHVEAPGAYYTNEFIDEKLVKEIADGGN
- a CDS encoding MarR family winged helix-turn-helix transcriptional regulator gives rise to the protein MNEIEELAQAAADEADRHGQLPLWSRVGYLIRRLHQIHSAIFVEECREFGITPVQYGLLTALHYFPGSDQVSLGREVGIDRTNVADVLERLAERGLVRRERSVHDKRSKIAFLTPAGEAVLEQGRAGMMRAQERILAPLASPFRPAFLAVLTQLIDGNSQSVPSESGFDVERRPRKKPHEKAGSGR
- a CDS encoding maleate cis-trans isomerase family protein; translation: MSRPYRIGQIVPSSNTTMETEIPAMLTARQLVRPERFTFHSSRMRMKTVKKDELAAMDAESDRCALELSDARVDVLGYACLVAIMSMGHGYHRASEARLRTRTKDNGAEASVVTSAGALVDALKVIGARRICLVAPYMKPLTELVVDYIRNEGYEVAEWRALEIPDNVAVGQHDPARLPAIVAGMNTRDVDAVVLSACVQMPSLPVVPRVEAMTGKPVVTAAVATTYAMLNALELEPVVPGAGALLSGAYSPALKAS
- a CDS encoding alpha/beta fold hydrolase, with the translated sequence MSNFLYGANIRANSIRQHYLRYGGARTGRDPIILLPGITSPAITWGFVGERLGSAFDVYILDVRGRGLSEAAADLDYSLDAQAQDAIAFAGALGLQNYAIVGHSMGARIAIRAALSRPPGLTRVVLVDPPVSGPGRRPYPANLAWYIDSMALARQGAGIDAMRGFCPTWTDEQLRLRAEWLHSCDERAVLASFDGFHTDDIHADLPHVTVPARLILAARGDVVTDADVAEIEALRPGIEVTRVADAGHMIPWDNEPGFYRAFEAFLGARVD
- a CDS encoding amidohydrolase family protein, producing the protein MAPGFQDYSKAFTRLMNNAAQAELAAKLDDFHEARIADMDRAGIDICVLSPTIPSVQGETDAAMAASRAIQANDYLAGQIARNPTRLAGFASLAMHDPKVAARELERAVKTLGFKGALVNGHTHGTYYDLPAYDALWETMQDLDVPFYLHPIDHFQVPHAYADRPELAGAIWGWGVEAASHALRLLFSGVFDRFPGLKIILGHMGEGLPMLLWRFDSRFAVYSQGVTLWLRPSEYFGRNIVITTSGVCSHAALACSLAEMGEQAVMFSVDYPYESSTIAADFIETAPISDAVRALVCSGNAARLLKIAQQ